A window of Fibrobacter sp. UWB11 contains these coding sequences:
- a CDS encoding carbohydrate binding domain-containing protein has product MNGNLKKAIWKSALAAMLLASSSFAGYGFSDYRDRDQSHFVMKDPKPFRPDKEVVTVVMREAIPRGGGYTYQYPRENPEPVLTDKYAMEGALSMEIELIASDYSGVAICIAGSVDLTPYLEEGVLEFWIKGAQGGENALFVLVDDGVKSNGESLQVKLRSKSLGEITTEWKHFSIPLKLFGNTGVYWDAKNTREVMLPFAWSNFKGFRLEVRKDENESFKVWIDDIVIKKHGKPYEGPAHYPFRNEI; this is encoded by the coding sequence ATGAATGGAAACTTAAAAAAAGCCATTTGGAAGTCCGCTCTAGCGGCGATGCTTCTTGCTTCATCTTCTTTTGCTGGCTACGGCTTTAGCGATTACCGCGACCGCGACCAGTCCCACTTTGTCATGAAGGATCCCAAGCCGTTCCGTCCTGATAAAGAAGTTGTCACCGTTGTCATGCGTGAGGCTATTCCTCGCGGTGGTGGTTATACCTACCAGTATCCGCGTGAAAACCCCGAACCGGTACTCACGGATAAGTACGCTATGGAAGGTGCTCTTTCCATGGAAATCGAACTTATCGCAAGTGACTATTCCGGCGTTGCAATTTGTATTGCGGGTTCCGTGGACTTGACTCCTTATTTGGAAGAAGGTGTTCTCGAATTTTGGATCAAGGGTGCCCAGGGTGGTGAAAACGCCTTGTTCGTGCTCGTTGACGATGGCGTCAAGAGCAACGGCGAATCCCTCCAGGTCAAGCTCCGTTCCAAGAGTCTTGGTGAAATTACGACTGAATGGAAGCACTTCAGCATTCCTCTGAAACTCTTCGGTAATACCGGTGTTTACTGGGATGCAAAGAACACGCGCGAAGTGATGCTCCCGTTCGCATGGTCCAACTTCAAGGGCTTCCGTCTCGAAGTCCGTAAGGATGAAAACGAATCCTTCAAGGTTTGGATCGACGATATTGTGATTAAGAAGCATGGCAAGCCGTACGAAGGCCCGGCTCATTATCCGTTCCGCAACGAGATTTAA